A single Methanolobus sp. ZRKC5 DNA region contains:
- a CDS encoding 50S ribosomal protein L44e → MKIPKRFRTHCPSCKKHTEHVAERVKKGKASSLTHIERQKKRQTGIGNSGKFSKVPGGDKPTKRVWLRYRCSECNKAHQRPCFRAKKFDFSE, encoded by the coding sequence ATGAAGATTCCAAAGAGATTCAGAACACATTGCCCTTCCTGCAAAAAGCACACAGAGCATGTCGCAGAAAGAGTAAAGAAGGGAAAAGCATCATCATTGACGCACATCGAGAGACAGAAGAAACGCCAGACTGGAATTGGAAACAGTGGTAAATTCTCAAAGGTGCCTGGTGGAGACAAACCAACAAAGAGAGTATGGCTCAGATACAGATGCTCAGAATGCAATAAAGCACATCAGAGGCCATGTTTCAGAGCAAAGAAATTCGATTTTTCGGAGTGA
- the priS gene encoding DNA primase catalytic subunit PriS — translation MNESTRRFLVSAFQNYYSQAEIRLPPEFTSREWGFIEFTSGQDTFMKRHRAFGSEGELHDYLRGIGPAHAYYSVAYYEYPGAPKMKEKNWQKADLIFDIDSDHLPGDINSYADMLEKGKRETLKLLEFLMGDFGFSENEVHAVFSGGRGYHFHISEESVLSLGSPERREIVDYVSSKGLNLERIFSKREITGDAGTESAKMAVLPSEEEGGWGGRINRYLISYLSSLAKDENAIKILTGFKGIGKKTAENLVEIFQDESRVMSLRKGKMDALGGIKKEILETIVKQGVFQMAACVDEPVTADIKRLIRLPGSLHGKSGMKVTALKIEELEEFEPLNDAVVFSDKSVKIKVIKPFAVQMKGKDLMVEEGIQEVPEYAAVYLMCRGVAEHGSH, via the coding sequence ATGAATGAGAGTACAAGACGATTTTTAGTATCTGCATTCCAGAATTACTATTCCCAGGCAGAAATAAGACTGCCACCTGAGTTTACATCCCGTGAATGGGGATTTATCGAGTTTACCAGCGGTCAGGATACTTTCATGAAAAGACACCGTGCCTTTGGATCAGAGGGTGAGCTGCATGATTACCTCAGAGGCATAGGTCCTGCACATGCATACTATTCCGTGGCATACTACGAATATCCTGGTGCCCCAAAGATGAAAGAGAAGAACTGGCAAAAAGCAGATCTTATATTCGATATTGACTCAGACCACCTGCCCGGGGACATAAACTCATATGCTGACATGCTTGAAAAAGGAAAGAGAGAAACATTGAAACTCCTTGAGTTCCTCATGGGAGATTTTGGATTCAGCGAAAATGAAGTACATGCAGTGTTTTCCGGAGGAAGAGGATACCACTTCCACATCAGCGAAGAATCTGTGCTTTCACTGGGAAGTCCAGAAAGAAGAGAAATTGTTGATTATGTCAGCTCCAAGGGCCTCAACCTGGAAAGGATATTCTCCAAAAGAGAGATTACAGGGGATGCCGGGACTGAATCTGCTAAAATGGCAGTGCTTCCTTCAGAAGAAGAAGGAGGATGGGGAGGAAGGATCAACCGATACCTTATATCATATCTTTCATCCCTGGCCAAAGATGAGAATGCTATTAAGATACTGACAGGATTCAAAGGCATTGGGAAAAAGACCGCAGAGAATCTTGTAGAGATATTCCAGGATGAATCGCGAGTGATGTCACTTCGAAAAGGCAAGATGGATGCACTTGGAGGAATCAAGAAAGAAATTCTGGAAACGATTGTGAAGCAGGGGGTTTTCCAGATGGCCGCATGTGTTGATGAGCCAGTCACCGCAGACATTAAGCGTCTTATACGCCTTCCAGGTTCACTGCACGGAAAATCCGGGATGAAGGTCACAGCTCTTAAGATAGAGGAACTTGAAGAATTCGAGCCATTAAATGATGCTGTTGTATTCAGCGACAAGTCGGTAAAAATAAAAGTGATTAAACCGTTTGCTGTGCAAATGAAAGGAAAGGACCTCATGGTTGAGGAAGGCATACAGGAAGTACCTGAATATGCCGCAGTATATCTTATGTGTAGAGGTGTTGCGGAACATGGATCACACTGA
- a CDS encoding 30S ribosomal protein S27e, giving the protein MNQPKSRFLRVKCNDCENEQVIFGSASRKVTCLVCGRTLAEPTGGKSTITTHILEVLE; this is encoded by the coding sequence ATGAACCAACCAAAGAGCAGATTCTTACGCGTAAAATGCAATGATTGTGAGAACGAGCAGGTAATATTCGGCAGTGCAAGCCGCAAGGTAACATGCCTTGTATGCGGAAGAACACTGGCTGAGCCTACCGGCGGAAAGTCAACGATCACAACACACATACTCGAAGTACTCGAGTAA
- the rqcH gene encoding ribosome rescue protein RqcH, with product MKKEMTSADVATLALELSSGETSIVDAKIAKIYQPAADEIRINLFIYNKGRDNLVIEAGKRIHMSQHLRPSPKLPQSFPMMLRKHIMAGRITFVKQYDFDRIMEIGVVRGGVDTILVVELFSPGNIVLLDSERKIILPMKPVTFKGRRIRSGEVYQYPEAQISPVDAGVEDLETAFSQSDADVVRTIATRFNLGGVLAEEVCARSGINKAEVAKDIGSDGIKAIISALKDMFSPLLSGTLNPCLVKKEVKGELQAFDVLPFELDIYRDYEKEFFPTFNAALDAFFGKMSAESVQEQVTAVKKEKVDIYARRLQKQQDAIKKFGKDSDKQTQIAEKVYAYYVEIEEVVGILKQARANGYSWADIKSILKKAKDTVPASKWISNIDSAAGNIVLDLDGINATIDLKLTVPQNAQVYYDRAKKLTRKREGALKAIEDTKLAMQKREKKVSNRRKVNTKKYWYERFRWFMSSDGFLVIAGRDADSNEEIVKKYMEKRDLVFHTQVPGAPITVIKTQGEDVPEQTLNETAQFVVSYSSVWKSGQFSGDCYWVKPEQVSKTPESGEYLKKGSFVIRGERNYFRDIQVGAAVALQLKGNTRVIGGPLSAVSKHGEHIVEVVQGKFNQNDVAKKIYKIYVDKLKETNFVKQIASPDKIAKMLPPGESDIKGR from the coding sequence ATGAAGAAGGAAATGACAAGTGCTGATGTGGCTACTCTTGCACTTGAGCTTAGCTCTGGTGAGACATCTATTGTAGATGCAAAAATAGCCAAAATATACCAGCCGGCGGCTGATGAGATAAGGATTAACCTTTTTATTTACAATAAAGGCAGGGACAATCTTGTAATAGAGGCAGGAAAGCGTATCCATATGAGCCAGCACCTGCGCCCCAGTCCAAAGCTTCCCCAGTCATTCCCTATGATGCTCAGGAAGCACATAATGGCCGGACGTATCACGTTTGTCAAACAGTATGATTTTGACAGGATAATGGAGATTGGTGTTGTACGTGGTGGTGTGGATACCATACTTGTTGTTGAACTATTTTCTCCCGGGAACATCGTTCTTCTGGATTCAGAAAGAAAGATCATTTTGCCAATGAAACCTGTGACCTTCAAGGGAAGGAGGATACGCAGCGGTGAGGTGTACCAGTATCCAGAAGCTCAGATAAGCCCTGTGGATGCCGGAGTTGAGGATCTTGAAACAGCATTCTCCCAATCTGATGCAGATGTTGTAAGGACCATTGCCACAAGATTTAATCTGGGTGGTGTTCTTGCTGAAGAGGTATGTGCAAGGTCCGGTATCAACAAGGCTGAAGTTGCAAAGGATATAGGTTCGGATGGCATTAAGGCTATCATTTCTGCATTAAAGGATATGTTCTCTCCTCTTTTGTCCGGAACTTTGAATCCGTGCCTGGTCAAAAAAGAAGTTAAAGGAGAATTGCAGGCATTTGATGTTCTTCCTTTTGAACTGGATATTTACAGGGATTATGAAAAAGAGTTTTTCCCCACATTTAATGCTGCACTTGATGCGTTCTTTGGGAAAATGTCTGCAGAATCCGTGCAGGAGCAGGTAACTGCGGTAAAAAAGGAAAAAGTTGATATTTATGCACGCAGACTCCAGAAACAACAGGATGCTATCAAGAAATTCGGCAAGGATTCTGATAAGCAGACCCAGATAGCAGAAAAGGTCTATGCTTATTATGTCGAAATAGAAGAGGTTGTAGGTATTCTGAAGCAAGCTCGTGCAAATGGTTATTCATGGGCTGATATCAAGTCCATACTCAAAAAAGCAAAGGATACGGTGCCGGCTTCAAAATGGATCTCGAATATCGACTCTGCAGCTGGAAACATCGTCCTTGATCTTGATGGTATAAATGCCACGATCGATCTTAAACTGACCGTTCCGCAGAATGCCCAGGTCTACTATGATAGGGCCAAGAAGCTCACCAGGAAAAGAGAGGGAGCCTTAAAAGCAATAGAGGATACAAAACTCGCAATGCAAAAAAGAGAAAAGAAAGTATCCAATAGACGGAAGGTCAACACAAAGAAATACTGGTATGAGCGTTTCAGGTGGTTCATGTCCTCGGATGGTTTCCTTGTGATTGCCGGCAGGGATGCAGATAGTAATGAGGAGATTGTAAAGAAGTACATGGAAAAGAGGGACCTCGTGTTCCATACACAGGTTCCGGGTGCTCCTATTACAGTTATCAAGACACAAGGTGAAGATGTGCCGGAGCAAACTTTGAATGAAACTGCACAGTTTGTGGTGTCATATTCGAGTGTATGGAAATCCGGTCAGTTCAGTGGTGATTGCTACTGGGTAAAACCTGAACAGGTGTCAAAAACACCGGAATCCGGTGAGTATCTTAAGAAAGGTTCGTTCGTTATTCGCGGTGAGCGGAATTATTTCCGGGACATACAGGTGGGTGCCGCTGTAGCACTTCAGCTTAAAGGCAATACCAGGGTTATAGGCGGCCCGTTGTCCGCTGTTAGTAAGCATGGAGAACATATCGTTGAAGTTGTTCAGGGTAAGTTCAATCAGAATGATGTAGCGAAAAAGATATACAAAATATACGTTGATAAATTGAAAGAAACCAATTTTGTAAAGCAAATAGCTTCTCCTGATAAGATCGCAAAGATGCTTCCTCCCGGAGAATCTGATATCAAGGGTCGCTGA
- a CDS encoding translation initiation factor IF-2 subunit alpha yields MDENIWPESGDFVVCAVTNVTDFGAYTSLEEFGGKEGFIHISEIKAGWVKYVRDYVREGQKIVCKVLNVDSSRRHIDLSLKDVNEHQKRAKIQDWKNEQKAFKWLQFVAEETGTSEDEMDTLKLKLLESFGSLYSVFEEVAINAEDAFNEVKMEKKLVTSIVTVAQNNIKLPFVDIAGFVDLNCYLPDGIEIIKQALDAGNENDEEEVRVEISYTGAPRYRIKVIAPDYKKAEAVLKKSATAAISTIEKLGGKGEFHRHNNTVKA; encoded by the coding sequence ATGGATGAGAACATTTGGCCCGAAAGCGGGGATTTTGTAGTTTGCGCAGTAACAAACGTTACGGATTTTGGTGCATACACTTCCCTTGAAGAATTCGGTGGAAAGGAAGGATTTATCCACATATCGGAGATCAAGGCCGGATGGGTCAAATATGTAAGAGACTACGTACGTGAAGGACAGAAAATAGTATGTAAAGTACTTAATGTAGATTCTTCACGCCGTCACATAGACCTATCCCTAAAGGATGTCAACGAGCATCAGAAGCGTGCAAAGATACAGGACTGGAAGAACGAGCAGAAGGCATTCAAATGGCTTCAGTTCGTTGCAGAAGAGACTGGTACCAGTGAAGATGAGATGGATACATTAAAGCTCAAATTACTGGAAAGCTTTGGCAGCCTTTACTCCGTATTTGAAGAAGTAGCCATCAATGCAGAGGATGCTTTTAACGAAGTAAAGATGGAGAAGAAGCTTGTTACAAGCATTGTCACTGTCGCTCAGAATAACATCAAATTGCCTTTTGTAGACATTGCAGGATTTGTAGACCTCAATTGCTATCTCCCTGATGGAATCGAAATCATTAAGCAAGCACTAGATGCTGGAAATGAGAACGATGAAGAAGAAGTCAGAGTTGAGATCAGTTATACAGGTGCTCCAAGATATCGCATAAAAGTGATAGCTCCTGACTATAAGAAAGCAGAAGCAGTATTGAAGAAGTCTGCAACAGCAGCCATCAGCACTATTGAAAAGCTTGGTGGAAAAGGCGAATTCCACAGACACAATAATACTGTAAAGGCGTGA
- a CDS encoding proteasome assembly chaperone family protein, protein MQEIEVIRIKEDVQLNNPVFIVGLPGVGHVGKLVAEHLVEELNAEKILEIYSQHFPPQVLVDENSETHLVNNEMYVCKTEKHDILALIGDHQSSSTEGHYKLCTLYLDIAREFGVQRIYTLGGFPTGQLTYSEEVLGAVNNPEMIEELKEYGVNFKENEPGGGIVGASGLLLGMSKLEKIDAACLMGLTSGYLVDPKSAQSLLKVICKIFELNIDVGPLEERAKEMEKIVARLKEVEQQQKGMPEMSTVNDEDLRYIG, encoded by the coding sequence ATGCAGGAAATTGAAGTAATTCGTATCAAAGAAGACGTTCAGCTAAATAATCCGGTATTTATCGTAGGACTTCCCGGAGTCGGCCATGTTGGTAAACTTGTTGCGGAGCACCTGGTAGAAGAACTCAACGCAGAAAAGATACTGGAAATCTATTCCCAGCATTTTCCACCTCAGGTTCTTGTTGATGAGAACAGTGAGACCCACTTGGTCAATAATGAGATGTATGTATGCAAAACAGAAAAGCATGACATTCTTGCACTTATAGGGGATCACCAGAGTTCTTCCACAGAAGGACATTACAAGCTCTGTACACTTTACCTTGACATTGCCCGTGAGTTCGGAGTACAGAGAATATACACACTTGGAGGATTCCCCACCGGACAACTGACCTATTCTGAGGAGGTACTCGGTGCAGTAAACAACCCGGAAATGATCGAAGAACTCAAGGAGTACGGAGTGAATTTCAAGGAAAACGAGCCGGGTGGAGGAATTGTTGGTGCTTCCGGACTTTTGCTTGGCATGAGCAAATTAGAAAAGATAGATGCAGCATGCCTTATGGGGCTCACTTCCGGTTATCTTGTTGATCCGAAAAGTGCACAGTCACTACTAAAGGTCATCTGCAAGATATTCGAGCTCAACATTGACGTGGGACCTCTTGAAGAGCGTGCCAAGGAAATGGAAAAGATCGTTGCAAGGCTTAAGGAAGTAGAACAGCAACAGAAAGGAATGCCGGAAATGAGTACTGTCAATGATGAGGACCTCAGATATATTGGCTAA
- a CDS encoding mRNA surveillance protein pelota, producing the protein MRVKKRFLRGREGEITLVPETLDDLWHLKYIVEKGDLIFALTKRKADGVADKLRPEKVEKKTVRLGVRVEELEFHKFSNRLRVHGLIEHGMDAGHYHTFNVEEGLDISITKTWKKDQLERIDEAEASSKRPKVVIVAIEEGDADIGLVRHYGIETYSHINQSSGKGEGTLREVFFQEITGQLIHAASESEAIVVAGPGFTKEDFMKYILAKEPELASRVITEDISSIGMSGFQEVLRRGAVDRIMEESRIARESRLMDELLKEISTDGKVAYGLEEVKMALDYGSIATLLVADEMLRIEREKGGIDSFLRNVENNQGKIVVFSTIFEPGQKLLALGGIAALLRFKI; encoded by the coding sequence ATGAGGGTCAAAAAAAGATTTTTAAGAGGCAGAGAAGGTGAGATCACACTGGTTCCTGAAACATTGGATGACTTGTGGCACCTGAAGTATATTGTAGAGAAAGGGGATCTCATTTTTGCTCTGACCAAAAGGAAAGCTGATGGGGTTGCTGATAAGCTTCGGCCGGAAAAAGTGGAAAAAAAGACAGTGAGGCTTGGTGTCAGGGTTGAAGAGCTTGAGTTTCATAAGTTCTCCAACAGGCTGAGAGTACACGGTCTCATTGAGCATGGAATGGATGCAGGCCATTATCATACTTTTAATGTAGAAGAAGGTCTTGACATTTCTATTACAAAAACATGGAAAAAGGACCAGCTTGAACGCATTGATGAAGCAGAGGCAAGTTCAAAACGTCCCAAGGTTGTAATAGTGGCTATTGAAGAAGGTGATGCGGATATTGGTCTTGTGCGGCATTATGGTATAGAGACCTATTCTCATATCAATCAGTCATCAGGAAAGGGTGAAGGTACTTTGAGGGAAGTCTTTTTCCAGGAAATTACTGGGCAGCTTATTCACGCAGCATCGGAGTCTGAGGCAATTGTTGTTGCAGGGCCTGGATTTACAAAAGAGGATTTCATGAAATACATACTGGCAAAAGAGCCGGAACTGGCCTCAAGAGTCATTACCGAAGATATCTCTTCAATAGGCATGTCCGGTTTTCAGGAAGTTTTGAGGCGTGGGGCAGTTGACAGGATAATGGAGGAGTCGCGTATAGCCCGTGAATCTCGTCTGATGGATGAGTTGCTCAAGGAAATATCGACTGATGGTAAAGTCGCCTATGGGTTGGAAGAAGTGAAGATGGCTCTGGATTATGGGTCGATTGCAACCCTTCTTGTTGCGGATGAAATGTTAAGGATAGAGCGTGAAAAAGGCGGCATCGACTCATTTTTAAGGAACGTTGAGAACAACCAGGGAAAAATTGTTGTCTTCAGTACAATCTTTGAGCCCGGTCAAAAGCTACTTGCACTTGGCGGCATTGCTGCACTTCTGCGTTTTAAGATCTGA
- a CDS encoding winged helix-turn-helix domain-containing protein: protein MLLLLNEGEKDIDEIKRVMAVTSTSILPQIKIMKKAGLIDQQADKHYVLSKIGTLVVAKLKYLCDICSLFDTDTQYWMKHDLSLIPEELLYNIGEICECSILQSNPISPFEPCEECIDCLNKSKVINSVLMFVHPTYPSIFAKHAQNGREITLIVGEQVFDFYKKNYKEEFDALIDGKNSRLFLVKENSKPFLFINTDAFMSLSLPDEGGVYDLKPICSYSPRSLKWGEDLFNHYLQIYDLESILTL from the coding sequence TTGCTTTTACTTCTTAATGAAGGGGAAAAAGATATTGATGAAATAAAGAGAGTTATGGCTGTAACTTCAACTTCAATTTTACCGCAAATTAAAATAATGAAAAAAGCCGGGCTTATAGATCAGCAAGCCGACAAACATTACGTTTTATCAAAGATAGGTACATTAGTTGTTGCAAAGTTAAAATATTTGTGCGATATATGCTCTCTATTTGATACTGATACACAATACTGGATGAAACATGATTTAAGCTTAATTCCGGAAGAGTTACTTTATAACATTGGCGAAATTTGTGAATGTAGTATACTTCAATCAAATCCAATAAGTCCTTTTGAGCCATGTGAGGAATGCATAGATTGTCTAAATAAATCAAAAGTTATAAATTCGGTACTGATGTTTGTTCACCCTACTTATCCATCTATTTTCGCAAAACATGCACAAAATGGGAGGGAAATCACTTTAATAGTTGGCGAGCAGGTTTTTGATTTCTATAAAAAGAATTATAAAGAGGAATTTGATGCCTTGATCGACGGAAAGAATTCACGTCTTTTTTTAGTCAAAGAAAACAGTAAACCGTTTTTATTTATTAATACTGATGCCTTTATGTCACTAAGCCTGCCAGATGAGGGTGGAGTTTATGATCTTAAACCGATTTGCAGTTATAGCCCAAGATCATTAAAATGGGGTGAAGATCTGTTTAATCATTATCTGCAAATATATGATCTGGAATCCATTTTGACTTTGTAG
- a CDS encoding RNA-protein complex protein Nop10, whose translation MGQKIFRCQKCGRYTLETICPTCGLKAVRPQPARFSPKDPYGKYRRLARKEGDLCRKLK comes from the coding sequence TTGGGACAAAAAATCTTCAGATGTCAGAAATGTGGCAGATATACCCTTGAAACTATTTGCCCTACATGTGGTTTGAAAGCTGTTAGGCCACAACCTGCAAGATTTTCCCCAAAAGATCCTTATGGCAAATATCGTAGATTAGCGAGAAAAGAGGGAGATCTATGCAGGAAATTGAAGTAA
- a CDS encoding TIGR00375 family protein — protein sequence MLINADLHLHSKYSMACSNKMELPVMAEEAAKKGVDLVATGDCTHPEWLKEIKKAAIDDETITIGKTNFIITTEVEDNSRVHHLLILPSISKAEELAERLSKHCNLMADGRPTVRLNGHDIAEIAKDINAMIGPCHAFTPWTALYAYHDSLESCYGDMTDYISFLELGLSADSDYADKIEELHRLTFLSNSDAHSPWSNKLAREFNQINVPEVSFEGLQKAIMREDGYGVTYNAGFYPQEGKYNESACIKCFTHYSFEECLASNWKCTKCNGLVKKGVKDRVNELANFDEPKHPPHRPPYVHLMPLSEIIMTAIGHASINTKGVQTAWNGLMERYDNELNVLLKAEVSEMDFLDKRVANAILAFREKKLIIHPGGGGQYGHIEIPQNIKEEEPATQKKNQSSLFDF from the coding sequence ATGTTAATTAATGCTGACCTTCACCTTCATTCCAAATATTCGATGGCTTGTTCGAATAAAATGGAACTGCCAGTAATGGCGGAAGAAGCGGCGAAAAAAGGTGTAGACTTGGTTGCAACCGGGGACTGCACACATCCCGAATGGTTAAAAGAAATCAAAAAAGCAGCAATTGATGATGAGACTATAACCATCGGAAAAACTAATTTTATAATCACTACTGAAGTGGAAGACAACAGTCGTGTACACCATTTACTAATTTTACCATCTATATCAAAAGCTGAAGAGCTTGCCGAGCGATTAAGCAAACACTGCAACCTTATGGCTGACGGAAGACCCACGGTCAGGCTAAATGGACACGATATTGCCGAGATAGCAAAGGACATAAATGCAATGATAGGTCCCTGCCATGCATTCACACCATGGACCGCATTGTATGCTTACCACGATTCACTCGAAAGCTGCTATGGCGATATGACAGACTACATTTCATTTCTTGAACTTGGCTTGAGTGCAGACAGCGACTATGCGGACAAAATAGAAGAGCTTCACAGGCTGACTTTCCTTTCAAACTCAGATGCACACTCCCCCTGGTCCAACAAACTTGCACGGGAATTCAACCAGATCAATGTCCCTGAAGTTTCCTTTGAAGGACTGCAAAAAGCGATAATGAGAGAAGATGGATATGGAGTGACTTATAATGCAGGATTCTACCCCCAGGAAGGAAAGTACAATGAATCCGCATGCATCAAATGCTTTACACATTACAGCTTTGAAGAATGTCTGGCAAGCAACTGGAAATGCACCAAATGCAATGGTCTGGTCAAAAAAGGTGTTAAAGACAGGGTAAATGAGCTTGCGAATTTCGATGAACCAAAGCATCCACCACACAGACCACCTTATGTACACCTGATGCCCCTTTCGGAGATAATAATGACAGCCATTGGACATGCAAGCATAAACACCAAAGGAGTGCAGACTGCCTGGAACGGACTGATGGAAAGATATGATAATGAATTGAATGTTCTCCTGAAAGCAGAGGTCAGCGAAATGGATTTTCTGGATAAACGTGTGGCAAATGCAATACTTGCCTTCAGAGAAAAGAAACTGATAATCCACCCCGGTGGCGGTGGCCAGTACGGCCATATAGAAATTCCACAGAACATAAAGGAGGAAGAGCCTGCCACCCAAAAGAAGAATCAGAGTTCCCTCTTTGACTTCTAA
- a CDS encoding acetate uptake transporter, translating to MEGEVTIKDTTAGSPAAVGFYGLGFAATFAGLLNMGMIPDALMVIAMAIMLGGLAEVLAGIQLFKKGDTFGATAFTIFGFWWLGFAYINLAPAGLFNAPMAAASATSMGFFTLVWGIIATLLTVATFKIGVKMITVVFVVLDLTFFSLALVFFGILPLGIAGLITLITGLASLYLATALVMNAVGMKMPI from the coding sequence ATGGAAGGAGAAGTAACAATTAAAGATACAACTGCAGGAAGCCCGGCAGCAGTAGGTTTTTACGGTCTGGGATTTGCAGCTACATTCGCAGGACTTTTAAACATGGGAATGATACCAGATGCACTTATGGTCATCGCAATGGCAATAATGCTTGGTGGCTTGGCAGAAGTATTAGCAGGTATACAGTTATTTAAGAAAGGTGACACGTTTGGTGCAACAGCATTCACAATATTTGGTTTCTGGTGGCTCGGTTTTGCATACATAAACCTTGCTCCAGCCGGACTCTTCAATGCACCAATGGCAGCAGCAAGTGCCACATCGATGGGATTCTTCACACTCGTATGGGGTATCATAGCAACTTTGCTTACAGTTGCTACATTTAAGATCGGTGTAAAGATGATAACCGTAGTCTTCGTAGTGCTTGACCTCACATTCTTCAGCCTTGCACTCGTGTTCTTCGGAATACTGCCTCTGGGAATCGCAGGATTAATAACCCTAATCACAGGTCTTGCATCACTTTACCTTGCCACTGCACTGGTCATGAATGCAGTTGGAATGAAAATGCCAATTTAA